Proteins encoded in a region of the Patagioenas fasciata isolate bPatFas1 chromosome 21, bPatFas1.hap1, whole genome shotgun sequence genome:
- the LOC136111024 gene encoding olfactory receptor 14A16-like → MYNSSSITQFLLMESGDTRELQLLHFWLFLGTYLAALLTNGLIIITIAWDQHLHTPMYFFLLNLSLLDLGCISTTLPKSMASSLWNTRAISYIGCAAQLFLFVFCLSAEYFLLTVMAYDRYVAICKPLHYGTLLGSRACVHMAAAAWGTGFLNALLHTANTFSLPLCKGNAVQQFFCEIPQILKLSCSDAYLREFRLLMFSATVYLGCFVFIVVSYVQIFRAVLRIPSEQGRHKAFSMCLPHLTVVSLFLISLIFSHLKPLSFSSPSLDLVVSVLYSVVPPAVNPLIYSMRNKELQDAVWRLVTGCLPEATKCPCSSTYDT, encoded by the coding sequence ATgtacaacagcagctccatcacccagtttctCCTCATGGAGTCTggagacacacgggagctgcagctcttgcacttctggctcttcctgggaacCTACTTGGCTGCTCTCCTGaccaacggcctcatcatcatcaccatagcctgggaccagcacctccacacccccatgtacttcttcctcctcaacctctccctccttgacttGGGGTGTATCTCCACCACTcttcccaaatccatggccagttccctctggaacaccagggccatttcctacattggatgtgctgcacagctctttctgtttgtgttttgccTTTCAGCAGAGTACTTTCTTCTCACAGTCAtggcctatgaccgctacgttgccatctgcaaacccctgcactatgggaccctcctgggcagcagagcttgtgtccacatggcagcagctgcctggggcactgggtttctcaatgctctgctgcacacggccaatacattttcactgccactctgcaagggcaatgctgtgcagcagttcttctgtgaaatcccccagatccttaagctctcctgctcagatgcctacctcagggaatttagacttctcatgtttagtgctaCTGTCtatttggggtgttttgtgttcattgtggtgtcctatgtgcagatcttcagggctgtgctgaggatcccctctgagcagggacggcacaaagccttttccatgtgtctccctcacctgaccgtggtctccctgtttttGATCTCTCTCATATTTTCCCACCTGAagcccctctccttctcctccccatccctggacctggtggtgtctgttctgtactcagtggtgcctccagcagtgaatcccctcatctacagtatgaggaacaaggagctccAGGATGCAGTGTGGAGACTTGTGACTGGATGCCTTCCAGAAGCTACAAAGTGTCCCTGTTCTTCAACATATGACACATAA
- the LOC139829561 gene encoding olfactory receptor 14C36-like yields MSNSSSITQFLLLAFTDTRELQLLHFWLFLGIYLGALLGNGLIITTIACDQHLHTPMYFFLLNLSLLDLGSISTTVPKAMANSLWNTRAISDTGCAAQLFLFVFYLSAEFFLLTVMAYDRYIAICKPLHYGTLLGSRACVHMAAAAWGTGLLYSVLHTATTFSLPLCQGNSVEQFFCELPQILKLSCSDAYLRELKLLVFTLNLRTFPAVIRGRLRGEDTTASFGFPLS; encoded by the exons atgtccaacagcagctccatcacccagtttctcctcctggcgttcacagacacgcgggagctgcagctcttgcacttctggctcttcctgggcatctacctgggtgctctcctgggcaacggcctcatcatcaccaccatagcctgtgaccagcacctccacacccccatgtacttcttcctcctcaacctctccctcctcgacctgggctccatctccaccactgtccccaaagcaATGGCtaattccctctggaacaccagggccatctccgacacaggatgtgctgcacagctctttctctttgtcttttacctttcagcagagttttttcttctcacagtcatggcctatgaccgctacattgccatctgcaaacccctgcactatgggaccctcctgggcagcagagcttgtgtccacatggcagcagctgcctggggcacTGGGCTCCTCTATTCTGTGCTGCACACGGCCactacattttcactgccactttgCCAAGGTAATAGCGTTGAACAGTTCTTCTGTGAActtccccagatcctcaagctctcctgctcagacgcCTACCTCAGAGAACTTAAACTTCTTGTTTTCA cactgaacCTGAGAACATTCCCTGCTGTCATCAGGGGAAGACTCAGAGGGGAAGACACCACAGCATCATTCGGGTTTCCGCTCTCCTGA